The DNA window GTCAACTATACCACGAAATGATTCCCGTGCGGCCTTTTGCAACAGCTGGTTGACCTCCGCCACCTTCACCGCTGCGCTCACGCTGACGCTAAGATCGATAGCCGTCACGTTGATGGTCGGCACGCGCACCGAGATAGCCTCGAAGCGATCGCAAAACTGCGGGAAGATACGGGTAATGCCCGCGGCCAGCTTGGTGTCGACCGGAATGATCGACTGGCTCGCCGCGCGGGTGCGCCGCAAATCCGCGTGATACGCGTCGATCACCGGCTGATCGTTCATCGCCGAGTGAATGGTGGTCACGGTGCCGGATTCGATGCTGTAGGCGTCGTCCAGCAGCTTGATCACCGGAATAATGCAGTTGGTGGTGCACGAGGCGTTGGACACGATGCGATGTTCCGCCAACAGCGTCTGATGGTTGACGCCGAACACGATGGTAGCGTCCAGATCGTTGCCGCCCGGATGGGCGAACAGCACTTTCTTCGCCCCTGCCGCCAGATGGGCTTCGCCATCCGCCCGGCTGCCGTACACGCCGCTGCAGTCCAGCACCACGTCGACGCCCAGCTCGCCCCAGGGCAACTGCTCCACCGCCGGCTGATGCAACAGGCGAATCGCGTCGTCTCCAACGCTCAGCGTGTCGCACTCTTGCCGCACATCCCAAGCGAAGCGACCGTGGCTGGAATCGTACTTCAGCAGATGGGCCATGCCCTCGGCATTCGCCAGCTCGTTGATCGCCACCACGGAGATTTCCGCCCGTCGTCCCGATTCGTACAGTGCGCGCAATACGCTGCGGCCGATGCGGCCAAAGCCGTTTATCGCTATGCGGATGGTCATGCTGCTCCTGAAAAAGGGCCGTCCCCGCCGGGCTGACTCACCGGCGCCGGAC is part of the Serratia marcescens genome and encodes:
- the epd gene encoding erythrose-4-phosphate dehydrogenase, producing the protein MTIRIAINGFGRIGRSVLRALYESGRRAEISVVAINELANAEGMAHLLKYDSSHGRFAWDVRQECDTLSVGDDAIRLLHQPAVEQLPWGELGVDVVLDCSGVYGSRADGEAHLAAGAKKVLFAHPGGNDLDATIVFGVNHQTLLAEHRIVSNASCTTNCIIPVIKLLDDAYSIESGTVTTIHSAMNDQPVIDAYHADLRRTRAASQSIIPVDTKLAAGITRIFPQFCDRFEAISVRVPTINVTAIDLSVSVSAAVKVAEVNQLLQKAARESFRGIVDYTELPLVSIDFNHDPHSAIVDGTQTRVSGQHLIKTLVWCDNEWGFANRMLDTTRAMAASGF